The following coding sequences lie in one Halogeometricum rufum genomic window:
- a CDS encoding DUF7288 family protein gives MVTPDRRGQAHTLEAIAAGILLLSSVAFALQVTAVTPLTGSTSNQRIEDHQATVAEDVLATQAANGTLRAGLLYWNDSKRQWHGAPWDGYHDGAPDDTALGRALNEALLDRGVAYNLNVYFWRNDQRIREQVVYLGEPSDHASTATWTVTLYDDDRLRDRDGNPTATTLADAGDAYFAPDVEPDGPVRNVVVVEVVTWRM, from the coding sequence GTGGTGACGCCGGACCGTCGCGGACAGGCCCACACGCTGGAGGCCATCGCCGCGGGCATCCTGCTCCTCTCCAGCGTCGCCTTCGCGCTTCAAGTGACGGCGGTGACGCCGTTGACCGGCAGCACGTCGAACCAACGCATCGAGGACCACCAGGCCACCGTCGCCGAGGACGTCCTCGCGACGCAGGCGGCCAACGGCACGCTCCGGGCGGGCCTGCTGTACTGGAACGACTCGAAGCGGCAGTGGCACGGGGCCCCGTGGGACGGCTACCACGACGGCGCGCCCGACGACACCGCGCTGGGCCGGGCGTTGAACGAGGCCCTCCTCGACAGAGGCGTCGCGTACAACCTGAACGTCTACTTCTGGCGGAACGACCAGCGAATCCGCGAGCAGGTCGTCTACCTCGGCGAACCGAGCGACCACGCCTCCACCGCGACGTGGACCGTCACGCTGTACGACGACGACAGGCTCCGGGACCGAGACGGCAATCCGACGGCGACGACGCTGGCCGACGCCGGGGACGCGTACTTCGCCCCGGACGTGGAGCCCGACGGTCCCGTCCGGAACGTCGTCGTCGTGGAGGTGGTGACGTGGCGGATGTGA
- a CDS encoding DUF7289 family protein, whose amino-acid sequence MPLQGDSRGVSDVLGFVLVFGLVVASVGTVYAFGVGELRDARDYERVNNAERAFEVFADNVDDVARRGAPSRGTELKLADSTLGYGETTVNVSLDATPATPAANANNSTGAVSLSPVVMTLGDAGEVRYATGAVLRTDGDGPPRMVHEPDFVFDEDRVVVQLVRSVPQGTTQVGGERIARIRTVETSRTTLLTRTDASVTLRFNVSSPYAPAWGDYFESEGFSCDAYTDSSTEVSCSLDDVSRVSVVRATVQTAFE is encoded by the coding sequence GTGCCTCTGCAGGGAGACAGTCGGGGGGTGAGCGACGTGCTGGGGTTCGTCCTCGTGTTCGGCCTCGTCGTCGCCTCCGTCGGAACGGTGTACGCCTTCGGGGTGGGGGAACTCCGAGACGCGCGCGACTACGAACGGGTAAACAACGCCGAACGCGCGTTCGAGGTGTTCGCCGACAACGTCGACGACGTGGCCCGCCGCGGCGCGCCGAGTCGCGGAACGGAACTCAAACTCGCCGACTCCACGCTCGGATACGGCGAGACGACGGTGAACGTCAGCCTCGACGCCACGCCGGCGACGCCCGCCGCGAACGCGAACAACTCGACGGGTGCCGTCTCGCTGTCGCCCGTCGTGATGACCCTCGGCGACGCCGGCGAGGTGCGGTACGCGACGGGGGCCGTCCTGCGGACGGACGGGGACGGCCCGCCGCGGATGGTCCACGAACCCGACTTCGTCTTCGACGAGGACCGCGTCGTCGTCCAACTCGTGCGGTCGGTTCCTCAGGGGACCACGCAGGTGGGGGGCGAGCGAATCGCCCGCATCCGGACCGTCGAGACGTCCCGGACGACGCTCCTGACGCGGACCGACGCGTCAGTGACGCTCCGGTTCAACGTCTCGTCGCCGTACGCGCCGGCGTGGGGCGACTACTTCGAGTCGGAAGGGTTCTCCTGCGACGCCTACACCGACAGTTCGACCGAGGTGTCCTGCAGTCTCGACGACGTGTCGCGCGTCTCCGTCGTCCGCGCCACCGTCCAGACGGCGTTCGAGTGA
- a CDS encoding type II secretion system F family protein — MSLDSPGTGGFDRDTDTLGDAFYPLFRLLFDEDGDFVDDVERKLEQARMPATVELYLARALAVGALAGGTLWLLGSLLGYSLFAFGVVTAETVSIGLPTPDARTAELLESLTMPFAVLVSGLVFGGIGFGAGFGTLVAVPFSKASSRKREINMLLPDAISFMYALSVGGLNQLEILEAMGRAEDTYGEVAREFQSIVQETEYFGTDYRNAIRDQAMVTPSDELAQFLTDMLSIVNSGGNMERFLDDKKEKHLRTAKQEQEMTLETLELFGEMYMTLSLFPLLLIIILVIMSMLGQAQQSLLYATVYGLIPLTGVGFLVLVSTVKQDEPGDGYLRPDGASDRLEQSHREGLIHMGLVESFVGDSRLFDRVRSREGTYKTKRLLERPHLFFRDHPLYTLVLTVPAASVLVLTAVVGEAAPLSWDGMLENPIWGTFVWWYVPVYVVGIPLAFFHGWNNRSRQAVVGKLSENLRKLSSANDTGQTLLESVKTVSDTSSGKLADEFDVMHAKVNYGMSLRSALVEFNNKYHIPRLARTVKLISKAQEASSQITDVLTTAAQASENQDDIERERKSRTRMQVAIILMTYLTLLAVMAILKTQFLDVMAGLTSQASASSSGSQAVQGGPSFGGSVDTAMLSLLFLHAVTLQATLSGFISGYIRSADIVSGVKFVVILQTIALAVWAVVG; from the coding sequence ATGAGCCTCGACTCGCCCGGAACCGGCGGCTTCGACCGGGACACCGACACGCTCGGCGACGCGTTCTACCCGCTGTTCCGCCTCCTGTTCGACGAGGACGGCGACTTCGTGGACGACGTCGAGCGGAAACTCGAACAGGCCCGGATGCCCGCGACGGTGGAGTTGTACCTCGCGCGCGCCCTCGCCGTCGGCGCTCTCGCGGGCGGGACGCTCTGGCTCTTGGGGTCGCTGCTCGGCTACTCGCTGTTCGCGTTCGGCGTCGTCACCGCGGAGACGGTCAGCATCGGTCTCCCGACGCCCGACGCGCGGACGGCCGAACTGCTGGAGTCGCTGACGATGCCGTTCGCCGTCCTCGTCTCCGGCCTCGTCTTCGGCGGCATCGGCTTCGGCGCCGGGTTCGGCACGCTGGTCGCCGTCCCGTTCTCGAAGGCGTCGAGTCGGAAGCGGGAGATAAACATGCTCCTCCCCGACGCCATCTCGTTCATGTACGCCCTCTCGGTGGGCGGGCTGAACCAACTGGAGATTCTGGAGGCGATGGGTCGCGCCGAGGACACGTACGGCGAAGTCGCCCGCGAGTTCCAGAGCATCGTCCAAGAGACGGAGTACTTCGGCACCGACTACCGGAACGCCATCCGCGACCAGGCGATGGTGACGCCGTCGGACGAACTGGCGCAGTTCCTGACCGACATGCTCTCCATCGTCAACTCCGGCGGCAACATGGAGCGCTTCCTCGACGACAAGAAGGAGAAGCACCTCCGCACCGCGAAACAGGAGCAGGAGATGACGCTGGAGACGCTGGAACTGTTCGGCGAGATGTACATGACGCTCTCGCTGTTCCCCCTGCTTCTCATCATCATCCTCGTCATCATGAGCATGCTGGGGCAGGCCCAGCAGTCGCTGCTGTACGCGACGGTGTACGGCCTGATTCCGCTCACCGGCGTCGGCTTCCTCGTCCTCGTCTCGACGGTGAAGCAGGACGAACCGGGGGACGGCTACCTCAGACCCGACGGCGCCTCCGACCGCCTCGAACAGAGCCACCGGGAGGGGCTGATTCACATGGGACTCGTCGAGAGCTTCGTCGGCGACTCCCGCCTCTTCGACCGGGTTCGCTCCCGTGAGGGGACGTACAAGACGAAACGGCTGCTCGAACGCCCGCACCTCTTCTTCAGGGACCACCCGCTCTACACGCTCGTGCTCACCGTCCCGGCCGCGTCCGTCCTCGTGCTGACGGCCGTCGTCGGCGAGGCCGCCCCCCTCTCGTGGGACGGCATGTTGGAGAACCCCATCTGGGGGACGTTCGTCTGGTGGTACGTCCCCGTCTACGTCGTCGGCATCCCGCTGGCGTTCTTCCACGGCTGGAACAACCGCTCTCGACAGGCCGTCGTCGGCAAACTGTCGGAGAACCTCCGCAAACTGTCGAGCGCCAACGACACCGGCCAGACGCTCTTGGAATCCGTCAAGACCGTCTCGGACACCTCCTCGGGCAAACTCGCCGACGAGTTCGACGTGATGCACGCGAAGGTGAACTACGGGATGAGTCTCCGGTCGGCGCTCGTCGAGTTCAACAACAAGTACCACATCCCCCGCCTCGCCCGGACGGTGAAGCTCATCTCGAAGGCGCAGGAGGCGTCGAGCCAGATAACGGACGTGCTGACGACGGCGGCGCAGGCGTCGGAGAACCAGGACGACATCGAACGCGAGCGGAAGTCGCGGACGCGGATGCAGGTGGCCATCATCCTGATGACGTACCTGACGCTGCTGGCCGTGATGGCCATCCTGAAGACGCAGTTCCTCGACGTGATGGCCGGACTCACCTCGCAGGCGAGTGCGAGCAGTTCGGGGTCGCAGGCGGTTCAGGGCGGGCCGAGTTTCGGCGGGTCCGTGGACACGGCGATGCTCTCGCTGCTTTTCCTCCACGCGGTGACGCTGCAGGCGACGCTCTCGGGGTTCATCAGCGGCTACATCCGGAGCGCGGACATCGTCTCGGGCGTCAAGTTCGTCGTGATACTCCAGACCATCGCGCTGGCGGTGTGGGCGGTGGTCGGATGA
- a CDS encoding DUF7266 family protein produces the protein MRAREADRGVSTTLGYVLTLSITAVLVSVLLVGTGQYVDDQRSQVAERELSVLSERVAARTVDVDRMVRAGDGANAVRVSVDLPRTVAGTPYRIEVSEPSVTTPRTHDITLSTGRTGESVTVTVRTGVDVESASLAGGSVVVVYDPAADTLSFESGDDVSPAVAPPSAFAAAPGGGA, from the coding sequence ATGCGGGCGCGTGAGGCCGACCGCGGCGTCTCCACGACGCTCGGATACGTCCTGACGCTGTCCATCACCGCGGTTCTCGTCTCGGTGCTGTTGGTCGGGACGGGCCAGTACGTCGACGACCAGCGTAGTCAGGTCGCAGAGCGGGAACTGTCGGTGCTCTCCGAACGCGTCGCCGCCCGCACCGTGGACGTCGACCGGATGGTCCGCGCCGGCGACGGCGCGAACGCCGTCCGCGTGAGCGTGGACCTCCCGCGGACCGTCGCCGGGACGCCCTACCGAATCGAGGTGAGCGAACCGTCGGTGACGACGCCGCGGACGCACGACATCACCCTCTCGACCGGTCGGACGGGAGAGTCGGTGACCGTGACGGTTCGCACCGGCGTCGACGTCGAGTCGGCCAGTCTCGCCGGCGGGAGCGTCGTCGTCGTCTACGACCCGGCGGCCGACACGCTGTCGTTCGAGTCCGGCGACGACGTCTCGCCCGCCGTCGCGCCGCCGTCGGCGTTCGCCGCCGCACCTGGGGGTGGCGCCTGA
- a CDS encoding formate/nitrite transporter family protein, with the protein MSSETSDPSGASLSYRHILEREMENALQEIHRPPGGVFLSAFAAGLNLSFGALFMAMALTFSGGFDSTLVQQAVLAGVSAVAFLFVVVGQTELFTAHSTMAVLPVLDGRASLADLARVWGVTYAGNLLGCAAFAVLAATLGPAMGVVAPRAFGTLASALLPFPWWVILLSGVVAGWLMGLVTWLSAASRDTVGRVLFVLLGTATIGFGPFHHSILGTTEVLTAAILLGDVGVDGFAHFLVWTTLGNVVGGSVFVGLLNYGHVALAGEEHDVEFE; encoded by the coding sequence ATGAGTTCCGAAACGTCCGACCCGTCCGGCGCGTCGCTCTCGTACCGGCACATCCTCGAACGCGAGATGGAGAACGCGCTACAGGAGATACACCGCCCGCCGGGCGGCGTCTTCCTCTCGGCGTTCGCCGCCGGTCTCAACCTGAGTTTCGGGGCGCTGTTCATGGCGATGGCGCTGACGTTCTCGGGCGGGTTCGACTCCACGCTCGTCCAGCAGGCGGTGTTGGCCGGCGTCTCCGCCGTCGCCTTCCTGTTCGTCGTCGTCGGCCAGACGGAACTGTTCACCGCGCACTCGACGATGGCCGTCCTCCCCGTCCTCGACGGGCGCGCGTCGCTCGCGGACCTCGCGCGCGTCTGGGGCGTGACGTACGCGGGGAACCTCCTCGGCTGTGCGGCGTTCGCCGTCCTCGCCGCCACACTCGGGCCGGCGATGGGCGTCGTCGCGCCGCGGGCGTTCGGCACGCTGGCGTCCGCACTCCTCCCGTTCCCGTGGTGGGTGATTCTTCTCAGCGGCGTCGTCGCCGGCTGGCTGATGGGGCTCGTGACGTGGCTCTCGGCGGCCAGTCGCGACACCGTCGGCCGAGTGCTGTTCGTCCTCCTCGGCACCGCGACGATCGGCTTCGGCCCGTTCCACCACAGCATCCTCGGGACGACGGAGGTGCTGACGGCGGCGATACTCCTCGGGGACGTCGGCGTCGACGGCTTCGCGCACTTCCTCGTGTGGACGACGCTCGGCAACGTCGTCGGCGGGTCCGTCTTCGTCGGCCTGCTCAACTACGGCCACGTCGCGCTGGCGGGCGAGGAACACGACGTGGAGTTCGAGTGA
- a CDS encoding DUF7287 family protein, whose amino-acid sequence MSVRDPRSRPNDRAQTTMDFVVGVSVFLLVVVFVVAFVPGIFEPFASSDRTQTSDRLAATLTGDALGDPATPGALNATCTWSFFRQVQTGTDTGVDCGFDASTDTVAATLGAEHVAVNVTVYDGETVAELDAPPGIGGSTRELRAGPPVPDNRGVATTRRVVLVDDRTRQLVVRVW is encoded by the coding sequence ATGAGCGTGCGCGACCCTCGCTCGCGACCGAACGACAGGGCCCAGACGACGATGGACTTCGTCGTCGGCGTCAGCGTGTTCCTCCTCGTCGTCGTCTTCGTCGTCGCGTTCGTCCCCGGCATCTTCGAACCGTTCGCGTCGTCCGACCGGACGCAGACGAGCGACAGACTCGCCGCGACGCTGACCGGCGACGCTCTCGGCGACCCGGCGACGCCGGGCGCGTTGAACGCGACGTGCACGTGGTCGTTTTTCAGGCAGGTGCAGACGGGAACTGACACCGGCGTGGACTGCGGCTTCGACGCCAGCACGGACACCGTCGCGGCGACGCTCGGCGCGGAGCACGTCGCCGTGAACGTCACCGTCTACGACGGCGAGACGGTCGCCGAACTCGACGCACCGCCCGGCATCGGCGGTTCGACCCGCGAACTCCGCGCCGGGCCGCCCGTGCCCGACAACCGGGGCGTGGCGACGACGCGGCGCGTCGTCCTCGTCGACGACCGGACGCGGCAACTGGTGGTGAGGGTGTGGTGA
- a CDS encoding DUF7289 family protein encodes MRSVAPDRRAVSSTVAVVLLLGMTLLGTGIIVGVGSSAMSATQQSVDVERAEQSMTQFDAVTAMVGLGQTGRESVSLRSSSDGQYAVSPDDGWIRITHYNYSADSDEVVYNASLGSVTYRTETTDVTYQGGGVWRQSEGGTSMVSPPEFHYRDATLTLPVVRVRNADSGSGRVRAVVSRRDEVARVYPKPDASGPGWETYADGTTPYRNPVRNGSVNVTVQSEFYRGWAEYFRTRTTGNVTLDHANRTATLELATVGMVGSFALPAKNEGVEIRGMASKHPIRQFEVSLAKSNGGNNNMDFSFYATKGAQAYETVVHVPKGIGNYCKNGKDADMTMAVYYRNGSGSQHVWTNDSIPAGTGPVSIDCSTETISVNYTSPMSMTYGGPGATDETSLTWDAPLASEAQFNHSGADGENTTFTPGEETTAGHLTRHYLSFFAPEFDLSVWHGPGNSGKARLDVDDSTGELRYDTTTSSRYITFLHVTENNVTVELE; translated from the coding sequence ATGCGATCGGTCGCCCCCGACCGGCGCGCCGTCTCCTCCACCGTCGCCGTCGTCCTCCTCCTCGGGATGACGCTCCTGGGGACGGGCATCATCGTCGGCGTCGGGTCGTCGGCGATGTCCGCGACCCAGCAGTCGGTGGACGTCGAACGCGCCGAGCAGTCGATGACGCAGTTCGACGCCGTCACCGCGATGGTGGGGTTGGGACAGACCGGACGCGAGTCGGTGTCGCTGCGGAGTTCCTCGGACGGCCAGTACGCCGTCTCGCCCGACGACGGGTGGATACGCATCACCCACTACAACTACTCCGCCGACAGCGACGAAGTGGTCTACAACGCCTCGCTCGGGTCGGTCACCTACCGAACCGAGACGACCGACGTGACGTACCAGGGCGGCGGCGTCTGGCGGCAGAGCGAGGGCGGCACGTCGATGGTGTCGCCGCCGGAGTTCCACTACCGCGACGCGACGCTCACGCTCCCCGTGGTCCGCGTTCGGAACGCCGACTCCGGGTCGGGCCGGGTGCGAGCGGTGGTCTCGCGGCGCGACGAGGTGGCGCGCGTCTACCCGAAACCGGACGCGTCCGGCCCGGGGTGGGAGACGTACGCCGACGGGACGACGCCGTACCGCAATCCGGTCCGCAACGGGTCGGTGAACGTCACCGTCCAGAGCGAGTTCTACCGCGGATGGGCGGAGTACTTCCGCACGCGCACCACCGGGAACGTCACCCTCGACCACGCGAACCGGACCGCGACGCTGGAACTCGCCACCGTGGGGATGGTCGGGTCGTTCGCCCTCCCGGCGAAGAACGAGGGCGTCGAGATTCGCGGGATGGCCTCGAAACACCCCATCAGGCAGTTCGAGGTGTCGCTCGCGAAGTCCAACGGCGGCAACAACAACATGGACTTCTCGTTCTACGCGACGAAGGGGGCGCAGGCGTACGAGACGGTGGTCCACGTCCCGAAGGGAATCGGGAACTACTGCAAGAACGGGAAGGACGCGGACATGACGATGGCCGTCTACTACCGCAACGGGAGCGGGAGCCAGCACGTCTGGACGAACGACAGCATCCCCGCCGGAACCGGCCCGGTCAGCATCGACTGCTCGACGGAGACCATCTCGGTGAACTACACGAGTCCCATGTCGATGACCTACGGCGGCCCCGGGGCGACGGACGAGACGTCGCTGACGTGGGACGCTCCCCTCGCCTCGGAGGCGCAGTTCAACCACTCGGGTGCCGACGGCGAGAACACCACGTTCACGCCGGGCGAGGAGACGACGGCCGGCCACCTCACCAGACACTACCTCAGTTTCTTCGCGCCGGAGTTCGACCTGAGCGTCTGGCACGGCCCCGGAAACAGCGGGAAAGCCCGACTCGACGTGGACGATTCGACGGGCGAACTCCGGTACGACACCACCACCTCCTCCCGATACATCACGTTTCTCCACGTGACGGAGAACAACGTCACGGTCGAACTGGAGTGA